Genomic segment of Streptomyces longhuiensis:
CGCAACACGGACGTCGAGCGCCTCCAGTTCCTTGAGCTGGGACGCGTCGAAAGACCCACGACGAGACGCGCCGGTCAGCCGCGGGACCGAGCCGCTCTCGGTGGCCGAGGATCCGGCACCGATCAAGAACCCGAGGTTCTGCAGCCACCGTCGAGAGTCATGCGACTGAAACCGGCTGCGCTTGGCACCTGTCGCAAGGGAGATGACCTGCTTGACCGGCCAACGCACACCATCTACTTCGACCCAGTACTCGTGGATCTCCTTGGGCACGTGACCAGCAAGACGCCCACGAACAAGCGTGGGTGTCAGCTCGAAGGATTCGCCATCGAGGGTGAACTGCATGGAATGGAGGTTAGCCTCGATCGTTCACGAGTCCTCGTCAGTTCGCTGACGGGGACTCCGTGCGTGTGGGGTGCGGCTTTTCCGGGAGTGGGGCAGGTTGCGCAGGCCGGTGTCACGGGCGCCCCGGATGGGGTCCTCGCAGCGGGTCCGCCGTCGGTGACGCAGTTCAAGGTCAGCGAGCTGGCCGCCTTTGGTGTTGGTCGCAAAGCAAGTCAGCCGCAGTCCGTCGAGGTCGGTGAAGCGCAGTTGGGCGTCGGGGTGAGGCCGCCGCATCCCCCTGGGCCAGGTGCTCAGGTCGGGCATATCGGTGATCTCCGCGACCCAGGCGCCGGGCCGCTCGGTGCCGCCGGCGTCGTAGGCCGGCGTCCATGCCTTCTTCGGGATCTTCAGCACGGCCTGGTCGCTCGCGTCGGTGATGGTCATTCCGACGGAATACGACAGCCACCGGCCCCGGCGGGAGAGCCAGTCGCCGACTCAGACATGCGCTCTTTGGACCGGCTCCGCCTGCGGTCGGCCACCCCTCACGCCGGACACCCCGCGGTCGGCTCCCCCCTGTCAATAGACCGCCTCCGGCATGTTCCCCAAGTGCTCTGGCCGGGCTGGACCGTCCGCCTCATGCCGCACCCAGGCATCGACGAGGATTACTTCCGGGCCATGGCCTGTGCACTGCTTCTGCTGCCCTGCGAACCACAGCGCACCCGCTTGTCGGCAGGGCGATTGGAAAGGTCATGATCCACGCTGTGGGAGCAGGCGTGCTTCACGGTCCAGTGCGTACGCACGGCCATAATTCGATCTCCTCAAAGGGATTGGAAATAGTGGGGGTTGCGCCCTGATCAGGGCGTCTTGTGTCGGCCGTGCGTCTGGCATCCCTGCAGGGCGGAGTAGTCGGCGCGCGGCGAGAAGGACGGCAAAGGTGAAGGCCGCGCCAGCGGCGGGCAGCGCCGCGCTGGCCAGCGGCTGCTCGGCGAGGCATCAGGCCAGAGCGGTACCCGCGGACGGTCCGACACCGATCGAGAGGATCAGCCACGCGTGCGCCTCGCTGGTCACGTAGGCGAAAGCGACCACGACGGTCAGGAACGCGCCGGGCACGGCGACCGCGGGACGGTGGCCGCGAAGGGCACGGGCAGGGTGGTGAGCGGGAGCCACCCGGCGAGGAACGTGGAACTGGCGATGATCAGCCGGTCGGCGGGTGCCCCACTCCAGGTGCGGCACCCGTAGACGAGGCCGCCCAGGAAGCTGCTGGTGGAGAACGCGGCGGGGATGATCCCCGAGAGCTGTCGTGTTCATGGCGCTCGGCCATGGCGATCGACCACACGTTCATGGCCCCGATCGCGAACCCGATGCCGGTGACCGAGACGAACAGGAGCAGCAGGCCGGGGCTGGTCATCCAATCAACGGCACCATAGTGGGCTCCTGTTGACAGTGTCGGTTGCCAGCGCCGCGACGGGGGAGCGAGCACAGCACGACGGTGCTGGCCAGGCCGAGGGCGCGGTGACGGCGAGTGCGACGGTGGGGTTGTACGCGGAGGCGAGGGCAGCGACGAGTAGCGGGCCGACGATGTACAGGGCCCTGTGTGCCGGTGCCGGTGCTGGTGTAGAGGGCGAGGGCCGCGTGCCGAAGACGCGCGTCGGGCAGCACGCTCGGCCACAGGACCCGCAGCCCGGCCTCCAGGGACGGGGTGGTCAGCCCACTGGCGACGCCGATGGCCGTGGCGAGGCCCGGTTCGCCGTACGGTCCGGCCAACGGCAGGGCCACCAGGAGGGCCGATTTGAGCAGGGCGGACGGAAGATGCACCGCCGTCTGGCCGTAGTGGTCCATAAGGCATCCCCTGACCGGCTGAGCCAACGCGGACGACCGCCTAGACTGGGCGCTGTGCAGCCCGCCGAAGGCGATGCTGCCTCCGCTCACGGTGGCCCGCAGTGGGATTGCGACGGATGCCTTTCCCTGTCAAGTCCTTCCGCTCAACCGTCGGGCTCGGATCTGCGGTGTGGTGCGGTTTTGTTGCTGCGCCTTCAGCGTGGGGAGCTACTGGAGCCCGACTGCTCGGAGCGCACGCTCGTCCCCCTCATACGGGTAGAAGTGGCCGTGGTCGAGGCTCGTCTGGAGCAGGACCCCCTCTTCCTTGTCGGCATGAAACAGCGAAAGAGCGGCGCAGCCCTTGCACTTCTCGCAGGTTAGGAACGGGCTCAGCGGGTGGAGTCCTTGGTCGCGGTCAGCCAGGTACAGGATGTGGCCGATGCGTTCCGGTCCTGCGTAACGCAGGTTCTCCGTGGGAACGATCGGGTGGTCGCCCATCAGCCGCCGAAAGGTGACGGTGTCCGACTGCTCGTGGGGATCCCAGACCACCTTGGTCACATCGAGCAGCTGCAGGTCAGCGAGGAACCGTGCTCGGTCGAGGAGGAAGCGCAGGCCGTCTTGAGCCTCCTTCAACTTAGCGGCCGAGACAGCGGGGAGGTCTTCACGCCCGTGGGCCCTGCTGTTGCGCTTGGTGCCGAGGCTTCGACACGCTGCCTCGGCCTCGTCATCCGCAAGGAAGACTGCGAGCTCATGAAGGGGGTGCTCAAGGGGAAGGCGGGACATTCCCTCCGCTGTTGCAATCTGCTGGAGTATGCGCTGCCAGTCTCCGAAGCCCGGGCCGCCAGGCCCGGTTGCGATCTTCGTTTTGAACGCTCTGATGGCTTTGCAGGTGATGCCAGCCTCGTGCGCCAGAGCGGTCGTGAGAAGCGCGCTGTATCCAAGCAGGGTCTCCGCGGCCTTGAGGACGGCCGCGTACTCCTTCGCCTGGGCATCGTCCTGGCCTTCCGCGCTCCTCTGCGCCTCGACATTCCGCCAACGCAGAGCGATCGGATAGGGGTATCGCGTGCGGACGATGAAGTCCGGATCGTCGAGTTGGGCAGCAGCCACAGATCGGAGTCGGGTGAGCTGGCCGGTAGTGATGATGAGCCGCCTGGCCTCCTCCGGGCTCCCGCTCCTATCGAAGACCGACTCCGCGAGCGCGCCGGCTTCGGCCGCCATTGCACGCAGCCGCTGTCCAGCGGCTGCGAGATCGGCCAGAGCTGCGGACAGCGCTTGGTCTTCATTTGGTAGGTCCAGCGCCTTGAGCTGGGAGAGCCTAAGGTGCTGTTGCCCTGATGATCCGGCTGCGAGATCTCCGACGGTATCGGAGCGCAGGAACGCGAGGATCAGACGGGCGTGCTCCGGCGACAAGGACTTGGCCGGGCGGAGCACGAAGAGACTACGCACAGCAACGGCCGGTAGATCGGATTCCTGTACTAGAGCAGCCTTCGGCCGACCGGAGATCACCGAGGACAGCAAGATGTCGCCGGCGCGGAGATGAAAGCGCTCCGGCGCATCCTTACGCCAGTCGTCGACTTCCGGATCCGGTTCCGCGATAACACCATCTCGCCCAATGTTTTTCAGCCAGATGAGGCGGACAGCGTCCGAGTCGGCCGGGCCGCAGGTGCCGTCTGCGGCCCGACGGTCAAATGCCCATCCGTTGAAGACCGTACTGAACACCGAATCGAACGGCAGGCGGTCCGGCGACAACTCTTCGTGCTGCTCAGTGTTGGACAAGGCCCCCCCAGGATCGTGATGCCGAGATCTTACGATGTTGGAAGAATGCACCGTCAGGCGTGTTGGCCTGGGGCTTGGTTGGCGGATGATCGGCACGCCGCTCCGACACGTTGAGGGTTCGCAAGAGAGGGACGGGGCAACCCCGTTGGGGAGGCGGCGGTGAGGGTGCCGCCGAGGAGGCGGGCGACGTACGGGCTGCCCAGCACCGCGCCGTAGGTGATGCGCGGGGCCGGGGGTGCAGTCGGGGACAACGGGTGCTTTCTCGGGGTCTGGCGGCAGCGGGCGGTCGTGCTGGAGCGGGGTGGCGGCGTGGGCGGTGTGGTGGTCACGGCCGGGCGCGGGCGGGCACGCAGCACGGGGGTGCGGTGCAGGGGCAAGACGGCGACGGTCGCGCCGAGGTCCTCGGCCGCCTCTTCGACTTCTCGGACGAGGAACTCGATCTGCCAGCCCAGCGCTGAGAGGCGGGCGGCGATCTGGCGGCCCTGCACGGCCTTCAGAACGCTGGCGAACTGGCTGCTCGTCTCAAGGAGTTCCTGCAGGCGGACTATCGGGCCGGCGTCGTAGCCACGCTGGACCCCCGCCCCCTGCCTTGGGGGCCAGCTATGGGTCATCTCGATTGGCGCGGTGATTCGTCGAACCGCCCCGCTGGTTGGCACGCACGGTGTGGTGCGACGATGCGGGCATACGTGAGCTGAGCCAGCTGATCGATGTCGAAGAGCCGGCGTGGCCGGAACGCAGGGAGACACTCGATGCAAGTCCGGTGTCTGTCGAGGTGCTTCCACCCGGCCGCCGATCACGGCCGTCTGGATCAGCCGTGTGTCGATCACCGCCATATGCGCCCCGTATGCAACTGAACCTCTCGTTCTCGTCGTCGTTCGAACAGGGTAGCGGCACTTGCCGACCGCGCCGGCCCTTGAAAGCAGGGAAATACGAGGCCGAACCCAATGCCGGACACGACGTGTTGGTCCACGGCGCCGTCAGCATGGCGTACACCGTAGGCGCAGCCCGTGGCCCACGATGCGGAAGTGGTCCCTGCCCTTCGGGGATAGCGGGTTGGGAAGCTCGTACAGGCACCGGGCAGTGGGGTCGAGGGCCGAGGCCACCAGCAGGATGCGATACCGCGTCGTGGTGGCGTGCGCGCTTGCCGTGCGGTGTTCCGAGGGACCGAGGTCGAACTCGTAGGTGCGTTCTGCGCCGTCCGGCGAGCCTGACCAAGACCCGGACAACGCCTTCACCTCGTAGAACAGTGTGGTGTTGCGCCACGGGACCTCGAAGTCGTACCCGTGGGAGTCGGAAGCGGCCGCTGCGTCCGCCGGGGTGCCGAGCAGCGCGGCATACCCCGAGCGCCAGTGGACGGTGCCGTACTTGCGCTGCAGCCAGGCCCGCGCCAAGACCTCCCCGACCACGCCGATCGCCTCCCGTTCCTCGTCCGTCGCGCGGGGTGTGCGGGAGACGACGAAGCCCTGATCGGGCGACCGAGGTGCGGGGACACCGGCAGCCGGTGCCACGAGGGCCAACCGGGTCTGCGCCGGCCTGTCCAGGAACACCTCGTCGATGGAGCGATGGGCGAGCTCCGCGACTTCGGCCAACCGGTCAGGGCCCACGTGGACTTCGGATCTGCCGATGGTGATCGTGGCAGCTGGGACCGCCGCTTGGCCGGAAGGCCTGTGTGGTGACGCGACCGTGGCCAGGAGCTTCGGGGTCACACCTAGGCGGGCCGGATCGGTGGTGACCGGCATGCCCGTCGGCCAGTCCAGACTCCTGGAGACGGAGCCGAGCAGCTGGGCCTCGGTGAGGAGCAGCAGGTCGGCCAGCCCGGATTGATCGAGGCCGTCCTTGGCGTGCATCAACGGCCCCCGCAGCCACACCGGGGGGAGCGGGACCGAGCGCGCGTGGCACCATGCCTGCACCAGCGGCACGAGCGCCGGGACCAGGGCCGTGAGGGCGGCGGAGTTGGCCGCGCGAAGTTCGTCCAACGGCTTGAGGGCCGGGCCCTGTTGGGGCAGTGCGTCCGACAGATCGCCGTGCGCCCCGTGCGTGCCCAGCCATGCGGCGACATGCGTGCGCATGGCCTCCTCCGGCGGACTTCGGTGCAGCGTCAACCAGCCCTGTTCCGGGGCCAGTTCGTCGAGCCGGCGGGCTCGTACGTATCCGGACACATCCGCACCAGCGGCGGCCACCGGAGCATAGTGCTCGCGCAGACGCTCGATCATGGTCGGCCTGTGGGTGCGGACGAAGTCGGCGAAGGCATGCTCGTGAAGGTCGGGGTGGGTGAGAAGCCGGTACGGCGGCCCGATCGCTGTCAGCGCCTCGTTGAACGCCCGAAAGTCCAGAGCGAGAGCGTCCCGCAGTTCGCTCAATGAGCGATGCGCGTGCGCCAGGGCGAGAACTTCGGCCGCGGGGACGGTCGAAGGCGACCGATAGCGGTCGACGACGTTCAGCAGCGCCTCCTCGGAGCGCGCCCGGCGCAGTGCTTCGTCCACGGCCGCGGCCTGGTCTGGGCCCGCCATGCAGACCAGGACCGGCCGCAACAGACCGACGAGGGGCGTGAGTTCACCGGCAAGACCGCGTCGTCCCTCCGCGACCTTGTCCGCCGTGATGTCCAGGGCGTACGCGAGCGTTTCGTCGTCTACCTCCACCAGGTCGTCCGGCGGGGTGCCGCCCAAGTGCTGCTGCATCTTCATGAGCGCCAGCTCGAGCGGGTCACGCAGCCCCGGTCGACCCAGCAGCTGGGCGAGGGCGGGGGCGCAGGCCTGTAGTTCGGTGCGGCCGTCGTCGCCCGCCCACACCACCACTGTGGGGCACTGAGGGTGCGGCAGAGCGAGCGAGCGTGTCGATGGTGGGGGAGGCGCCGGAGCGTCGGAGACCAGGATGTCGACGTGCTCGGTGCGCGCGACACGGACGGCACCGAGCACGTCGAGCAGCCCGTGGAGCCGCGCTTCCCCCTGGCGCGCGAACGCCCCCGACTTGAGCTCCAGGATGAGTGCGACCAGGGTGAAAAGCCACGGCCGGTCGTCCGTCAGGAGCGGGCGACCGGAGTGCGACGCCTCGATCAACTCGCCTTCCTGGTCGCGGATCTGGATGTCGGTGGCTGAGAGCCGCCGTACGGTGAGCCCGCCGCGCACCGTGAGCAGGCGTGCCACGTCCCGGCCGTGCTCGGGGGCCGTGACGAGGACCGGATAGCCAGCCAGCTCAGCCAGGGTCGCCTTCAGCGGGGTGTCCTCGTCGATCACACAGACGTCGTCGTCGGTGCCGGTGCGGGCGCCTGCCTCTTCGCTCTCGGCGTCCTCGTTGGCGTCCGCGCTCCATGCACGCAGCGTGCCGGCGTGTACAACGGCGAGGCGCACCGACTCGTCCTTCTCCCAGGGCCACTTCTCGGAGGCGGCCACGTGGTGCCATGCCTGTTGGTAGTGCCGCTTGAAGCGGCCGACATGCCGGTCCTGTACGTGGCCGTCGGCCAGCAGTGTGCCCAGGTCGCGCACGGCTGCGGCGGCGTCCGCCGGCTCCTCCCACAGACGCAGGCCCAGGCTCCGCAGGCGGCCCAGGGTGGGCTTCTCGTCGAGCCGCCGCCTTACGGCGAGGGAGAGTTGGGGCACGAAACCGGGCAGGTCCCCGGCGGCGTTGAACCAGGCGCGGTCCGGGGCGACGAAATCGGGGCCGTCCGCCGCGCCGTGCTCAACCGGAAGCCAGGGCATGTGGCGCAGGAAGGAGGCGACGGGAGTGGGCCAGGTGTGCGGGTCCGGGTCCCTGCGATGACGTTCGAGGTGACGACGTGCACGCACCTGCAGCGCGTCTTCCGGCCAGGTTCGCAGCCCATGGAGGACCAGCTCCGTGAACATACGCCGTGCCGTGGCGCCCAATTCGACCACCGCGGCGATCCCCGGCAGGTGGGACAGCTCGCGGTCGAAGGAGTACGGGGTGTTCGGGTATCCACCCGCCCGCCATCCTCGTGCGCGCACATCGCGGACCCAGGCGTCCCTGACCCCTTCGGCGAGGGGGAAGCGGCGGGCCAGGCGATGCGGTTGCAGCTCGTGGCCGTTGCAGGCCAGCAGCCCGACCGTGTTCAGCGGGATCCCGTCCCGTACACCGATGGCCAGCAGGAACTCGCTGTACGTGGACTGGTCGGCCACCTGCGACGCCCAGTCCTCGGGCGCGGCGACGAACCGCTTTGTGAGGGCATTCAGTTCAGGCACGGTCGTGGCGCCCGCCTCGAGGAACTGTGCAAGGAGGCCGGCACCCTCGGTGCCCCAGGCCGGTGACATCAGGGCGTCGCTCGCCCGGGCCCAGCCACCGTCCCGCAGGGGTACTTGGAAACCTATGGACGGCAGTCGGTCGCGTTGGGCCTGATCGAGGGACGGGTACTGGCGGAACACGTACGCGAGCGCGTCCCGGCACAGGGCGTTGGTGGGTTTCTGCGTGAGCAGTTCCCGCAGGGCGTCCAGGACGCGGGCTGGCTCGTAGGCCCGGACCAGCCGGTTGAGCTGCAGGCAGTCCCGTCCGGCGTGCCGCCAGGGAATGTCGGGGTGGGTGAAGACGATACGGCGACGCAGAGCGCGCAGATCGCTGGGAACACCGGCTGTGGCACCGGTTCCGGATTCCTGCGGAGCGAAGAAGACCGTCTCGGGTGCCTTGACGCCAGATGCCGTCGCGCGGGTGTCTGATTCACCGTCCAGCGCTCTGCACAGTTCCCCGTTGTGGTTCAGGACGATTCTGTGGCCGCGCAGCGCGAGGGCCTGCCCGTAAGGGAAGGCTTGCGCGAGGTCGTCGTAGAAATCGGCCCATTCACCGCCTACGGGAGCCGTCGTGTCGGGGCGCAGCGCGGCCGCCAGTCGCTCGGCCCAGACTGCCTTGGCATCCGCAGGTGCGCGCATCGCCCTCCCCAGTAGACGCTTGTGCAGATCGTCGATCCGCCGCTGGCGCACCACCCCGACCGCGGGGTCCGCGATTGGAGCGCCGGTCCCGGCCAGAGCCGTGGCGGTCATCGCCTTCCACGGGACGCCCTCGTCGGGCCAGGCGAAGGACTCACGCAGTGAGCCCCAGGCGGCGGCAGGCGTCCCGCTCCGGTTGTCGGCGCCGGCCAGTGGTACGACGGGTTCGTCGGCCAACGCGCCCGAGGCTGCAGCGTCGAGCCTGCCGGGATCGGCCCAGCAAACCACGTCGGGCACCAGACGGACGGCCAGCGCACGGGGCGCGAACGTGCGCAGATGCCGGGCGGTGTCGATACATAGCACCGCCAGTTCGTCGAGGAGGAAGGCGTTCAGGGCCACCGCCTCGTTGAGGTGCGTCCGGGCCATCTTCGTGAAGAAGGGTGCGTGCGCGTGTCCCGGGAACTGCGACCCGGACTCGGTGCCCATGGGTAGGAACGTGTACATCTGACCATCGGTGAGATCCTCGTCGAGGCGGAGTGCGACACCGACCCAGGTGTCCCCCTGCCAGCCTTGCCACTTCGTGTGGATCTCGTCGGCCGAGACGCTGCGTTCGATCGCGGTATGAAGGGCGTCCGCAGCGACGGTGCGGCGCGCCAGCAGATAGCGACCCCCGTCGGCCAGGTTGACCTCGGTGACCCAGTCTCCGGCGACAGCGGGACCCCAGTCGGGCTGGCGCTCGGTGCGGCTCAGCACATGGCGCTCGATGGTTTCTGCCCCGTCGGCCTCCTCCCGATCCGCCCTGACCTCCACCGTCAGGGCCGTGATCCGGTCGAGGAAGAGCAGCAGCGGCGCCTGCGTGTGCACCAACTGCTCGACCTGGGCGCGCGCCGCGGCCACGGCTCCCTCCTTGTACAGGGGGAGCCGGACCACCGTCGAGAACCCCTGGGCTGCG
This window contains:
- a CDS encoding restriction endonuclease, yielding MSNTEQHEELSPDRLPFDSVFSTVFNGWAFDRRAADGTCGPADSDAVRLIWLKNIGRDGVIAEPDPEVDDWRKDAPERFHLRAGDILLSSVISGRPKAALVQESDLPAVAVRSLFVLRPAKSLSPEHARLILAFLRSDTVGDLAAGSSGQQHLRLSQLKALDLPNEDQALSAALADLAAAGQRLRAMAAEAGALAESVFDRSGSPEEARRLIITTGQLTRLRSVAAAQLDDPDFIVRTRYPYPIALRWRNVEAQRSAEGQDDAQAKEYAAVLKAAETLLGYSALLTTALAHEAGITCKAIRAFKTKIATGPGGPGFGDWQRILQQIATAEGMSRLPLEHPLHELAVFLADDEAEAACRSLGTKRNSRAHGREDLPAVSAAKLKEAQDGLRFLLDRARFLADLQLLDVTKVVWDPHEQSDTVTFRRLMGDHPIVPTENLRYAGPERIGHILYLADRDQGLHPLSPFLTCEKCKGCAALSLFHADKEEGVLLQTSLDHGHFYPYEGDERALRAVGLQ
- a CDS encoding ATP-binding protein, which translates into the protein MHDDTIIALTKRRIELARQAGADWQFAESLKELSEGMAQEYAGRALVELIQNGHDALGPGGRGRIQVVLDLRGSSHGQASGQEGHATLYVANEGAGFTEDNFRRIIEVGLSGKGPGEGIGNKGLGFRSVLQLTDWPEIHSVSVPGSGVFDGFSFRFATPDDVHDLVDDTETAAWVSAKVSPLALPVPAAATDPVLGEFAAQGFSTVVRLPLYKEGAVAAARAQVEQLVHTQAPLLLFLDRITALTVEVRADREEADGAETIERHVLSRTERQPDWGPAVAGDWVTEVNLADGGRYLLARRTVAADALHTAIERSVSADEIHTKWQGWQGDTWVGVALRLDEDLTDGQMYTFLPMGTESGSQFPGHAHAPFFTKMARTHLNEAVALNAFLLDELAVLCIDTARHLRTFAPRALAVRLVPDVVCWADPGRLDAAASGALADEPVVPLAGADNRSGTPAAAWGSLRESFAWPDEGVPWKAMTATALAGTGAPIADPAVGVVRQRRIDDLHKRLLGRAMRAPADAKAVWAERLAAALRPDTTAPVGGEWADFYDDLAQAFPYGQALALRGHRIVLNHNGELCRALDGESDTRATASGVKAPETVFFAPQESGTGATAGVPSDLRALRRRIVFTHPDIPWRHAGRDCLQLNRLVRAYEPARVLDALRELLTQKPTNALCRDALAYVFRQYPSLDQAQRDRLPSIGFQVPLRDGGWARASDALMSPAWGTEGAGLLAQFLEAGATTVPELNALTKRFVAAPEDWASQVADQSTYSEFLLAIGVRDGIPLNTVGLLACNGHELQPHRLARRFPLAEGVRDAWVRDVRARGWRAGGYPNTPYSFDRELSHLPGIAAVVELGATARRMFTELVLHGLRTWPEDALQVRARRHLERHRRDPDPHTWPTPVASFLRHMPWLPVEHGAADGPDFVAPDRAWFNAAGDLPGFVPQLSLAVRRRLDEKPTLGRLRSLGLRLWEEPADAAAAVRDLGTLLADGHVQDRHVGRFKRHYQQAWHHVAASEKWPWEKDESVRLAVVHAGTLRAWSADANEDAESEEAGARTGTDDDVCVIDEDTPLKATLAELAGYPVLVTAPEHGRDVARLLTVRGGLTVRRLSATDIQIRDQEGELIEASHSGRPLLTDDRPWLFTLVALILELKSGAFARQGEARLHGLLDVLGAVRVARTEHVDILVSDAPAPPPPSTRSLALPHPQCPTVVVWAGDDGRTELQACAPALAQLLGRPGLRDPLELALMKMQQHLGGTPPDDLVEVDDETLAYALDITADKVAEGRRGLAGELTPLVGLLRPVLVCMAGPDQAAAVDEALRRARSEEALLNVVDRYRSPSTVPAAEVLALAHAHRSLSELRDALALDFRAFNEALTAIGPPYRLLTHPDLHEHAFADFVRTHRPTMIERLREHYAPVAAAGADVSGYVRARRLDELAPEQGWLTLHRSPPEEAMRTHVAAWLGTHGAHGDLSDALPQQGPALKPLDELRAANSAALTALVPALVPLVQAWCHARSVPLPPVWLRGPLMHAKDGLDQSGLADLLLLTEAQLLGSVSRSLDWPTGMPVTTDPARLGVTPKLLATVASPHRPSGQAAVPAATITIGRSEVHVGPDRLAEVAELAHRSIDEVFLDRPAQTRLALVAPAAGVPAPRSPDQGFVVSRTPRATDEEREAIGVVGEVLARAWLQRKYGTVHWRSGYAALLGTPADAAAASDSHGYDFEVPWRNTTLFYEVKALSGSWSGSPDGAERTYEFDLGPSEHRTASAHATTTRYRILLVASALDPTARCLYELPNPLSPKGRDHFRIVGHGLRLRCTPC